A portion of the Desulfobaculum bizertense DSM 18034 genome contains these proteins:
- the argC gene encoding N-acetyl-gamma-glutamyl-phosphate reductase has translation MSHRIPVGLVGVTGYTGMELARLLARHPGLELVRATSRSEAGKTLGDLYPGLGGFPIADCPVSQPDVDDLAEACALVFLAVPHGTAMDMAAALVAKGVKVVDLSADFRINSAETYAQWYGLEHRHPELLPDAVFGLPEFNAKDIVGAQLVANPGCYPTSAILGLAPALRESLVLTQGIVIDSKSGTTGSGRKPSVGALYCEVADSFRAYNLGRHRHTPEIEQELGRVAGTELTVSFNTHLLPINRGILSTSYCQLADGVGAEDVRRAYTDAYANCPWVRVLPEGKLPEVRHVRGTMFCDIGLVVDPRTGRLIVVSVIDNLCRGASGQALANANLMLEQPLDAGLDLAPLVP, from the coding sequence GTGTCACATCGTATTCCTGTTGGACTCGTTGGGGTCACTGGCTACACAGGTATGGAGCTGGCCCGGCTTTTGGCCCGGCACCCCGGCCTTGAGCTTGTGCGGGCGACCTCCCGTTCCGAAGCTGGAAAGACTCTTGGCGATCTCTATCCCGGGCTTGGCGGTTTCCCCATTGCGGATTGTCCTGTTTCTCAGCCCGATGTTGATGACCTTGCCGAGGCCTGTGCCCTCGTGTTTTTGGCCGTTCCCCACGGGACTGCAATGGACATGGCTGCTGCCCTTGTCGCAAAGGGCGTCAAGGTCGTCGACCTGTCTGCTGATTTTCGCATCAATTCTGCGGAAACCTATGCCCAGTGGTACGGCCTTGAGCATCGCCATCCAGAGTTGCTTCCCGATGCCGTGTTTGGTCTGCCAGAGTTCAACGCAAAGGACATTGTCGGAGCGCAGCTTGTGGCAAATCCCGGATGCTATCCGACCTCGGCTATTTTAGGCCTGGCCCCGGCATTGCGTGAGTCACTTGTCCTGACGCAGGGCATTGTCATAGACTCCAAGTCCGGAACGACAGGTTCCGGCAGAAAACCCAGTGTGGGCGCGCTGTATTGTGAGGTCGCAGACTCTTTTCGAGCCTACAACCTTGGACGGCATCGCCACACCCCAGAAATCGAGCAGGAGCTTGGGCGTGTTGCTGGAACTGAACTGACAGTTTCATTCAACACTCATCTTTTGCCCATTAATCGTGGAATTTTGAGCACATCCTATTGCCAGCTTGCCGATGGGGTAGGGGCTGAGGATGTTCGCAGAGCCTACACCGATGCCTATGCAAACTGCCCGTGGGTTCGCGTCCTCCCAGAAGGAAAACTTCCGGAAGTGCGCCACGTCCGTGGCACCATGTTTTGTGACATTGGTCTCGTCGTTGACCCCAGAACAGGTCGTCTGATTGTGGTCTCTGTGATCGATAATCTTTGTCGTGGTGCTTCCGGTCAGGCCCTTGCCAATGCCAACCTTATGCTTGAGCAGCCGCTTGATGCTGGTCTCGACCTCGCACCGCTTGTTCCCTAG
- a CDS encoding DHH family phosphoesterase, with product MAYFRSVPRLEDLLSLFTREESWLILMNADPDALASAMALKRIMSRRVQSVGIAHVNEISRPDNLEMLHCLRIPTVRFRKSMLKKYDRFALVDSQPHHHESFSGVPFSVVIDHHPLSDEHPVNAEYVDIQTEYGANASRLTEYLYNLKVRPGKLLATALSYGIKTDTMNFERAFSETDLRAFQYLHKFTDTLLLRKIYRSEFHFDWLRYFCQAYFKLRMTGPGLFAYLEDVESPDILVILADLFLRVQGADWTVISGTVDGRVVAIFRGDGLRRDMGKFAARCFGDVGSAGGHRNAARAEIPLDATGEGPVEVFLWNRIKPKTSRSHTGS from the coding sequence ATGGCATATTTCCGTTCTGTGCCTCGACTCGAAGACCTGCTGTCTCTGTTTACGCGGGAAGAATCCTGGCTCATTCTCATGAATGCTGACCCTGACGCTCTGGCTTCTGCTATGGCCCTCAAGAGGATTATGTCACGCAGGGTGCAGAGTGTGGGCATTGCCCATGTGAATGAGATTTCACGCCCGGATAATCTGGAAATGCTCCATTGCCTGCGTATTCCTACCGTTCGTTTCCGCAAGAGTATGCTCAAAAAGTATGACCGCTTTGCCCTTGTGGATTCCCAGCCTCATCACCATGAATCTTTTTCCGGTGTGCCGTTTTCTGTGGTCATTGACCACCATCCCCTGTCTGATGAACATCCTGTCAACGCGGAGTATGTGGACATTCAGACAGAATATGGCGCGAATGCCAGCCGTCTGACAGAGTATCTCTACAACCTCAAGGTTCGTCCCGGAAAGCTTTTGGCTACGGCGCTGTCCTATGGCATCAAGACCGATACCATGAATTTTGAGCGGGCCTTTAGCGAGACTGACCTGCGCGCATTTCAGTATCTGCACAAGTTTACAGACACGCTGCTGCTGCGCAAAATTTATCGCAGCGAGTTCCATTTCGACTGGCTCCGGTATTTTTGTCAGGCGTACTTTAAGCTGCGAATGACAGGGCCGGGGCTGTTTGCCTATCTTGAAGACGTCGAAAGTCCTGATATTCTGGTTATTCTTGCAGACCTGTTCCTGCGGGTGCAGGGTGCTGACTGGACCGTGATTTCTGGAACGGTTGACGGCCGGGTGGTCGCCATTTTCCGTGGTGATGGCCTGCGCCGGGATATGGGCAAATTTGCTGCGCGCTGCTTTGGCGATGTTGGCTCTGCTGGCGGGCACCGCAACGCTGCCCGGGCCGAAATTCCGCTTGATGCCACGGGGGAGGGACCTGTAGAAGTCTTCCTGTGGAATCGCATCAAACCTAAAACTTCTCGCTCCCACACTGGCTCCTGA
- the polA gene encoding DNA polymerase I, producing the protein MSLKERLGLESSPVFLVDGHAFIYRFYYAFRDMQRSDGFPTNAVFMFLRMLLNILKNEKPEYMGVFFDGKGPTFRHELFEPYKAQRPKMPEDLAMQLDPAHEVVKLLGMHMTISDGVEADDCMAAVADHLKGQHPVVIVGADKDLKQCLDERVYLWDPGSRKEKLTSLEDFRKETGLEPDQWADFQALIGDSADNIPGVPGVGPKTAVKIMAQYPTLEELRDAVNAGEGDFKPAMRKKLDANMEDAFLFRKLTRLSTDVCQEITLDSMAVTPPNFHDVAAFLKEYEFRTLLRDLEHFIPRPAEPAPAEAPAASAQGAAGTEAPAKATAGKSAKKSGAEQLSLFGMGGISAPAAPAEEIVRSAATPRALPDCAGTPVGLLPLEEGWQLGINGQEWKSSGSLDELLEKLSVASEIVTPSVKALLRADSRWSTVPLERWCDLGLAAYLLSPEDRDYSWDRLNQRLAPEVLEAEVVGEACRAAALGQGLKKRLEAAHLTALLRDLEMPLIPVLADMEKQGICIDAKTLAEFLSEVSTELEGYTTRIREQAGKDFNLRSSQQMAEVLFTDLGLKPRGKTPGGSPSTSFDVLEKIRKEHPIIEDIQSWRKLEKMRSTYLEPLPRAADANGRVHTSFNQLATATGRLSSSGPNLQNIPIRGDMGKRMRGCFTAGEGKSLVAADYSQIELRVLAHFSQEPALVDAFRKGEDIHSRTAALLFDVAPDQIEPDQRRNAKTINFGLIYGMGPQKLGRELGITVKEAKAFIERYFERLSGLADFYDSVEQDARRDGHVLTLAGRRRMLPDINSRNSHHQSTARRQAINTRIQGSAADIIKMAMLSVHRDELLQELDARMILQVHDELLLEAAPENAAQAGQRLEEIMTGIYDLSVPLVVDWGIGENWGEAH; encoded by the coding sequence ATGTCCCTGAAAGAACGTCTTGGGCTGGAAAGTTCCCCAGTCTTTCTCGTTGATGGTCACGCCTTTATTTACCGCTTTTATTACGCCTTTCGCGACATGCAGCGCTCGGACGGCTTTCCTACCAACGCCGTCTTTATGTTTTTGCGCATGCTCCTGAACATTCTCAAAAACGAAAAGCCCGAGTACATGGGCGTGTTTTTTGACGGAAAAGGCCCCACCTTCCGCCATGAACTTTTTGAGCCATACAAGGCCCAGCGTCCCAAGATGCCAGAAGACCTTGCCATGCAGCTTGATCCTGCCCATGAGGTGGTCAAGCTTCTTGGTATGCACATGACTATTTCTGATGGTGTGGAAGCTGATGATTGCATGGCCGCTGTTGCCGATCACCTCAAGGGACAGCATCCCGTCGTGATTGTCGGCGCAGACAAAGACCTGAAACAGTGCCTTGATGAGCGTGTGTATCTTTGGGACCCCGGTTCCAGAAAGGAAAAGCTCACCAGCCTCGAAGACTTCCGCAAGGAAACAGGTCTTGAGCCAGATCAGTGGGCTGACTTTCAGGCTCTTATTGGCGACTCTGCGGATAATATCCCCGGTGTCCCCGGCGTTGGACCAAAGACTGCGGTCAAGATCATGGCTCAGTATCCCACGCTGGAAGAGCTTCGTGATGCGGTGAACGCTGGCGAGGGTGATTTCAAGCCCGCCATGCGCAAAAAGCTCGACGCCAACATGGAAGACGCGTTCCTGTTCAGGAAGCTGACCCGCCTGTCCACAGATGTCTGTCAGGAAATTACTCTGGACAGCATGGCTGTGACCCCGCCAAACTTTCATGACGTCGCGGCATTCCTCAAAGAATATGAGTTCCGCACTCTGCTGCGGGACCTTGAGCATTTTATTCCCCGGCCCGCAGAACCTGCTCCGGCCGAGGCGCCTGCTGCCAGTGCTCAGGGCGCAGCTGGCACAGAAGCGCCAGCCAAGGCGACAGCAGGGAAATCCGCCAAAAAATCAGGGGCAGAGCAGCTTTCCCTTTTTGGTATGGGTGGCATCAGTGCGCCCGCCGCTCCCGCAGAAGAGATTGTGCGCAGTGCTGCAACGCCTCGTGCCTTGCCTGACTGCGCCGGGACGCCTGTTGGCCTGCTTCCTCTGGAAGAAGGCTGGCAGCTTGGCATTAATGGGCAGGAGTGGAAAAGCTCTGGTTCGCTTGACGAGTTGCTGGAGAAGCTGAGTGTGGCCTCAGAAATTGTGACGCCGTCGGTCAAGGCACTGCTTCGTGCGGATTCCCGCTGGAGCACGGTGCCTTTGGAGCGCTGGTGTGATCTGGGGCTGGCCGCATATCTCCTGTCGCCAGAAGACCGCGATTATTCGTGGGATCGCCTGAATCAGCGTCTTGCTCCCGAAGTGCTGGAAGCTGAGGTCGTGGGTGAAGCCTGCCGTGCTGCTGCCTTGGGGCAGGGACTGAAAAAGCGTCTTGAGGCTGCGCATCTGACCGCACTTCTTCGTGATCTGGAAATGCCGCTGATTCCGGTGCTTGCGGACATGGAAAAGCAGGGGATCTGCATTGACGCCAAGACCTTGGCTGAATTCCTGAGCGAAGTGAGCACCGAACTTGAGGGCTACACCACCCGCATTCGCGAGCAGGCCGGAAAGGATTTTAATTTGCGCTCCAGCCAGCAGATGGCAGAAGTGCTGTTCACGGATTTGGGGCTGAAACCTCGTGGCAAAACGCCCGGCGGTTCTCCCTCGACGTCTTTTGATGTGCTGGAAAAAATCCGCAAGGAGCACCCCATCATTGAAGACATTCAGAGCTGGAGAAAGCTGGAAAAGATGCGTTCGACCTATCTTGAGCCGCTGCCCCGTGCTGCGGATGCCAATGGGCGGGTGCATACGAGCTTTAACCAGCTCGCAACGGCAACTGGGCGTCTGTCCAGCTCCGGCCCGAATCTCCAGAATATTCCTATTCGTGGGGACATGGGCAAGCGGATGCGTGGCTGCTTTACTGCTGGAGAAGGCAAGTCGCTTGTAGCGGCTGACTACTCGCAGATTGAGCTACGCGTGCTCGCACATTTTTCTCAGGAACCAGCCTTGGTGGATGCCTTCCGCAAGGGTGAGGACATTCACTCCCGCACTGCTGCGCTGCTTTTTGACGTGGCTCCAGACCAGATTGAGCCTGACCAGCGCCGTAATGCAAAGACCATTAACTTTGGGCTGATTTACGGCATGGGACCGCAGAAGCTCGGTCGTGAGCTTGGCATCACAGTCAAGGAAGCCAAGGCCTTTATTGAGCGCTATTTTGAGCGCCTTTCCGGGCTGGCAGATTTTTATGATTCCGTGGAGCAGGACGCTCGACGCGACGGCCACGTGCTGACCTTGGCCGGGCGTCGCCGCATGTTGCCAGACATCAACTCTCGCAACTCGCATCACCAGTCCACTGCACGGCGTCAGGCAATTAATACAAGAATTCAGGGCAGTGCCGCGGACATCATCAAGATGGCCATGCTTTCTGTTCATCGCGATGAACTTTTGCAGGAACTGGATGCCCGAATGATACTTCAGGTACATGACGAACTGCTGCTCGAAGCAGCTCCAGAAAATGCAGCGCAGGCTGGTCAAAGACTTGAAGAAATAATGACAGGGATTTATGACCTCTCTGTTCCACTTGTTGTGGATTGGGGTATCGGTGAAAACTGGGGAGAAGCACACTAA
- a CDS encoding DUF1844 domain-containing protein, which translates to MSEEKTAQNSCGASGSSMPEVTFSTFIMSLASSALVQLGEVPEPSTGKTEMDLVLAKHSIDVLSMLQEKTSGCLTEEEKQMLDGLLYEVRMKYILKSK; encoded by the coding sequence ATGTCTGAAGAAAAGACTGCCCAGAATTCGTGTGGTGCTTCTGGCTCATCCATGCCCGAAGTCACGTTCTCAACGTTTATTATGTCTCTTGCTTCATCCGCTCTGGTTCAGCTCGGCGAAGTCCCGGAACCCAGCACCGGAAAGACAGAAATGGATCTCGTGCTTGCCAAGCATTCGATTGATGTTCTCTCCATGTTGCAGGAAAAAACTTCGGGTTGCCTGACAGAAGAAGAAAAGCAGATGCTTGACGGACTTCTTTATGAGGTTCGCATGAAATACATTTTGAAATCCAAATAG
- the cbiR gene encoding cobamide remodeling phosphodiesterase CbiR, whose product MISRTVFEQEHNCSLESSPERLNQLKEELTAIPWRVAAPSWVIPAGLVENCIALENVFPEVALLFFETQSCLAYTEDELPGWLAELHLDYHVHLPLDLEKYSEEERVQAVLGLARKSAFLSPRRFVLHPPGSPECLKACLEAWAGAGLDPRLLVLENVHGHNLMDYAELCMAWDVGFCLDLGHMLAYNQEFLLEELDEHSIRMLHLNAPGPKGRHLPLTALSAQGKDLLGKLLEKAQPDTLVTLEVFEEQGLLDSVTVLHDIV is encoded by the coding sequence ATGATTTCACGAACAGTTTTTGAACAGGAGCACAACTGCTCTCTGGAGTCGTCCCCGGAACGCCTGAATCAGCTCAAAGAAGAGCTTACCGCCATACCGTGGCGCGTTGCGGCCCCGTCGTGGGTTATTCCTGCCGGACTCGTGGAAAACTGCATTGCCCTTGAGAATGTGTTTCCAGAAGTGGCTTTGCTCTTTTTTGAAACGCAGTCCTGCCTTGCGTATACCGAGGATGAACTGCCGGGCTGGCTTGCTGAGCTGCATCTGGATTATCATGTGCACCTGCCTCTTGATCTGGAGAAATACAGCGAAGAGGAGCGGGTGCAGGCTGTGCTGGGACTGGCGCGCAAGTCTGCGTTTTTGTCCCCCCGGCGTTTTGTGCTGCATCCACCCGGAAGTCCGGAGTGCCTGAAAGCCTGTCTTGAGGCTTGGGCCGGGGCTGGGCTGGACCCGCGTCTGCTCGTTTTGGAAAATGTGCATGGGCATAATCTCATGGACTACGCCGAGCTGTGCATGGCGTGGGACGTGGGCTTCTGCCTAGACTTGGGACATATGTTGGCGTACAATCAGGAATTCCTGCTTGAGGAACTTGATGAACATTCTATACGTATGCTGCACCTCAATGCTCCGGGTCCAAAGGGGCGTCATTTGCCTTTGACGGCCTTGTCTGCACAGGGGAAAGACCTGCTCGGCAAGCTGCTTGAAAAGGCTCAGCCTGACACGCTTGTGACGCTGGAAGTCTTTGAGGAGCAGGGCCTGCTGGACTCTGTGACTGTGCTCCACGATATTGTGTAG
- a CDS encoding pyridoxal-phosphate-dependent aminotransferase family protein, giving the protein MDKMRLLTPGPTPLPEEVRLTLAMDMVHHRKPGFTALLGEIQKDLQWLFETSQPVISLASSGSGAMTAAVTNLFKKGDQVLIIEGGKFGERWGNIASTYGIDTGIISVPWGKPITIGHIETALRQYPKVKGILVQASETSTGVLHPIKEIAEYLREKDILLVVDGISAVGISPLPMDKWGIDCLLTGSQKGLMLPPGLSFISLSERAWKRVEENRPREFYFNLLGERDKILKNSQTLFTPPINLLMGLHTCLGLFRQQGMENVFRRQWALTQMVRTAATAMGLTLLAEDHYTWGLTSIKLPEGVDGQAVLSCCAERYGIILAGGQDSLKGRIVRFGHMGHVDYGDVLAGIMALMHSIAACDGEVKTDNVLEQAMAAYEKASDEGYPEDFA; this is encoded by the coding sequence ATGGATAAAATGCGTTTGCTGACTCCGGGACCAACGCCGCTTCCGGAAGAAGTTCGTCTGACCTTGGCAATGGACATGGTTCACCACCGGAAGCCCGGCTTTACCGCGCTTCTTGGCGAAATCCAGAAAGATCTCCAGTGGCTTTTTGAGACTTCTCAGCCTGTTATTTCTCTGGCCAGCTCTGGTTCTGGAGCCATGACCGCAGCCGTGACCAATCTCTTTAAGAAAGGCGATCAGGTCTTGATTATCGAAGGCGGCAAGTTTGGCGAACGCTGGGGAAATATTGCCTCTACCTATGGCATTGATACGGGCATTATTTCCGTGCCGTGGGGCAAGCCCATCACCATTGGGCACATTGAGACCGCTCTGCGTCAGTACCCCAAGGTCAAAGGTATTTTGGTTCAGGCTTCTGAGACTTCGACAGGCGTTTTGCATCCCATCAAGGAAATTGCCGAGTACCTTCGCGAAAAGGACATCCTGCTCGTGGTTGACGGCATTTCCGCTGTGGGCATCTCTCCCCTGCCAATGGACAAATGGGGCATTGACTGTCTGCTGACTGGTTCGCAAAAAGGCTTGATGCTTCCTCCCGGCCTGAGCTTCATTTCGCTGTCTGAGCGTGCATGGAAGCGGGTTGAGGAAAACCGTCCGCGCGAGTTCTATTTCAACCTTCTTGGTGAGCGCGACAAGATTCTCAAGAATTCTCAGACGCTGTTTACGCCCCCCATTAATCTGCTTATGGGGCTGCACACCTGCCTCGGCCTTTTCCGTCAGCAGGGCATGGAAAACGTCTTCCGTCGCCAGTGGGCTTTGACGCAGATGGTGCGCACCGCCGCCACAGCAATGGGCCTCACTCTTCTTGCTGAGGATCATTACACGTGGGGACTGACCAGCATCAAGCTGCCCGAGGGCGTTGATGGTCAGGCCGTCTTGTCCTGCTGTGCTGAGCGCTATGGCATCATTTTGGCCGGAGGTCAGGATTCCCTCAAGGGACGCATTGTTCGGTTTGGCCACATGGGGCACGTTGACTATGGTGATGTTTTGGCCGGTATCATGGCCCTGATGCATTCCATTGCAGCCTGTGACGGCGAAGTCAAAACTGACAACGTCCTTGAACAGGCTATGGCTGCGTATGAAAAAGCTTCTGACGAAGGCTATCCTGAGGATTTTGCCTAA
- a CDS encoding UvrD-helicase domain-containing protein: MELFRADLHIHSRFSRATSKKLTLRLLAAWAQAKGLDVIATGDFTHPEWMAEIEEYLEPDGSGLYVLKDQNGLGEQLPFLDGAPLAGNTRFMLCTEISSIYKKAGKVRKNHNLVFMPSIEMAKNFSARLAQVGNLESDGRPILGLDAKNLLEMVLETGPNAFLVPAHIWTPWFSLFGSKSGFDSMEECFGDLSSEIFALETGLSSDPDMNWLWSALDRYTLISNSDAHSGEKLGRESNLFQGEKSYDGIYHALRGEALGHRFLGTVEFFPEEGKYHLDGHRKCGIVMDPAETRAHGGICPVCGKPLTVGVLNRVQELADRELPEQPAGHPGFQSLFPLPELVSEVLGVGPTSKKVKAFHGRLLARLGSEMDILQHVPFEDIAKISRPLAEGVRRMRQGHVLRQSGFDGQYGVISAFSPLEREEMQRGASLIAMPAKKAPLVHPVPQSEPAAPAPAEAEAKPVAAQPEKEKTPCIAAQSKVQEAPRSRYNVAQQSAIDAGPEPVLVIAGPGTGKTHTLMGRLNRLLSDGVKPRQILTLTFTRRAADELQQRLVEMRGENEVLPRADTLHAIAFECWEELNGEAPVILSEENALRVFAEANPDFSGRELRSLWQRLGLARERMELGPELLDASQNYSRVKDSWNLVDYTDLLEFWLQQMESGSWANPYLHVLVDEVQDLSALQLRLVTALAKQEGEGFFAIGDPDQSIYSFRGAQGRVRSQLKELWPSLRVITLEDNYRSAQSILDLAHPALPGSPALHARVPKDGEVRLFSAPTAGREAQWIGERVRELVGSTSHTISDAGEGACMSPGDIAILVRFKALIEPLRRLLDRFGLPCAVPEAEAFWTEPRVDVILATAGRSLGINPAMPGEEREFIDVPDKVLMDGPVALEAYLQDSQPFDRLFWESSAFRKLKKAYDEQGGWLGLVNWVNMQTELDLVRSRAQKIQIMTLHAAKGLEFEAVFLPALEQGILPFAGVGTLTGNANSREMPTDEDEERRLFYVGLTRAKSRLYLSHSASRMVYGHELRLKPTAFLKPLPEHLLKRSHVVSKTVRQTKQLNLLG; encoded by the coding sequence ATGGAACTCTTTCGGGCTGACTTACACATTCATTCGCGGTTTTCGCGGGCAACCAGCAAAAAACTGACGCTGCGGCTCCTTGCTGCCTGGGCACAGGCCAAGGGACTGGACGTCATTGCGACAGGTGACTTCACGCATCCAGAGTGGATGGCTGAAATCGAAGAATATCTTGAGCCAGATGGCTCTGGTCTCTATGTGCTCAAGGACCAGAATGGTCTTGGGGAACAGCTTCCGTTTTTGGACGGGGCGCCCCTCGCGGGCAATACCCGCTTTATGCTCTGCACAGAAATTAGCAGCATTTATAAAAAGGCTGGCAAGGTTCGCAAAAACCACAATCTCGTGTTCATGCCGAGCATTGAGATGGCGAAAAACTTTTCTGCCCGCCTTGCGCAGGTGGGGAATCTGGAGTCCGATGGCCGCCCGATCCTTGGACTCGATGCAAAAAATCTTCTTGAGATGGTTCTGGAAACAGGACCAAACGCCTTCCTTGTCCCGGCGCATATCTGGACGCCGTGGTTTTCCCTCTTTGGTTCAAAGTCTGGTTTCGACAGCATGGAAGAATGCTTTGGCGATCTTTCGTCAGAGATTTTTGCGCTGGAAACTGGTCTCTCCTCTGACCCGGACATGAACTGGCTGTGGTCTGCTCTGGACCGCTATACCCTGATTTCCAATTCGGACGCGCACTCTGGCGAAAAGCTGGGGCGTGAATCCAACCTGTTCCAGGGCGAAAAGTCGTATGACGGCATTTATCACGCCCTGCGTGGTGAGGCTCTTGGGCATCGCTTCCTTGGAACGGTGGAGTTCTTCCCGGAAGAGGGCAAGTACCATCTGGACGGGCATCGCAAGTGTGGGATTGTCATGGATCCGGCCGAGACCCGGGCGCATGGTGGCATTTGTCCTGTCTGCGGAAAGCCGCTGACTGTTGGTGTGCTGAACCGTGTGCAGGAGCTTGCTGACCGTGAGCTTCCGGAGCAGCCCGCTGGGCACCCCGGTTTCCAGTCTTTGTTCCCGCTTCCTGAGCTGGTCTCGGAAGTGCTGGGTGTTGGACCCACCAGCAAAAAGGTGAAAGCGTTTCATGGTCGGCTCTTGGCGCGTCTTGGTTCCGAGATGGATATTTTGCAGCATGTGCCGTTTGAGGATATCGCCAAAATTTCCCGACCTCTTGCCGAGGGCGTGCGCCGCATGCGTCAGGGGCATGTGCTCCGTCAGTCTGGGTTTGATGGACAGTATGGTGTCATTTCTGCTTTTTCGCCTCTGGAGCGGGAAGAAATGCAGCGTGGTGCGTCCCTGATTGCCATGCCGGCAAAGAAAGCACCGCTGGTGCATCCTGTGCCCCAGAGTGAGCCTGCGGCTCCAGCCCCTGCGGAGGCAGAGGCAAAGCCTGTTGCGGCCCAGCCAGAAAAAGAGAAAACGCCGTGTATTGCGGCTCAGTCGAAGGTGCAGGAGGCTCCGCGTTCTCGCTACAATGTCGCCCAGCAGAGTGCCATTGATGCCGGGCCTGAACCGGTGCTGGTTATTGCTGGTCCGGGTACAGGCAAGACGCATACCCTGATGGGGCGCCTGAACCGTTTGCTTAGTGACGGGGTCAAGCCACGGCAGATTTTGACGCTGACCTTTACGCGCCGGGCCGCTGATGAACTTCAGCAGCGCCTTGTGGAAATGCGTGGAGAGAATGAAGTGCTGCCGCGCGCGGATACCCTGCACGCCATTGCCTTTGAGTGCTGGGAAGAGCTGAACGGTGAGGCTCCTGTGATTTTGTCCGAAGAAAATGCACTGCGCGTTTTTGCCGAGGCAAATCCAGACTTTTCTGGACGCGAGCTGCGGTCCCTGTGGCAGCGGCTTGGGCTTGCACGTGAGCGCATGGAGCTTGGTCCTGAGCTGCTTGATGCCTCGCAGAACTATTCGCGGGTGAAAGATTCGTGGAATCTGGTGGATTACACAGACCTGCTTGAATTTTGGCTCCAGCAGATGGAGTCCGGAAGCTGGGCGAATCCGTACCTGCATGTGCTGGTTGATGAGGTGCAGGACCTTTCCGCTTTGCAGCTCCGGCTGGTCACTGCGCTCGCCAAGCAGGAAGGCGAGGGCTTTTTCGCCATTGGTGACCCTGACCAGTCCATTTATTCTTTCCGTGGTGCGCAGGGCAGAGTGCGTTCGCAGCTGAAAGAGCTGTGGCCCAGCCTGCGAGTTATCACGCTTGAAGACAACTACCGCTCGGCACAGAGCATTCTGGACCTTGCCCATCCGGCCTTGCCCGGAAGCCCGGCTTTGCATGCCCGCGTGCCCAAAGACGGTGAAGTCCGGCTTTTTTCTGCCCCAACAGCAGGGCGGGAAGCCCAGTGGATTGGGGAACGGGTGCGAGAGCTTGTCGGCAGCACCAGTCACACCATTTCCGACGCTGGCGAGGGCGCGTGCATGTCGCCCGGAGATATTGCGATTCTGGTGCGCTTCAAGGCGCTGATTGAACCGCTTCGCCGCTTGCTGGACCGCTTTGGTTTGCCGTGCGCCGTGCCAGAGGCCGAGGCCTTTTGGACAGAGCCGCGTGTGGATGTGATTCTGGCAACTGCGGGCCGCAGCCTTGGGATTAATCCGGCCATGCCGGGCGAGGAGCGAGAATTCATTGATGTCCCGGACAAGGTGCTTATGGACGGGCCTGTTGCGCTTGAAGCCTACTTGCAGGATTCACAGCCCTTTGATCGTTTGTTCTGGGAAAGCTCGGCGTTCCGCAAACTAAAAAAAGCCTACGACGAGCAGGGCGGCTGGCTGGGGCTGGTGAACTGGGTCAATATGCAGACTGAACTTGATTTGGTGCGCTCCCGTGCCCAGAAAATTCAGATCATGACCTTGCACGCCGCAAAGGGCCTTGAGTTTGAAGCCGTGTTTTTGCCTGCGCTGGAGCAGGGTATTTTGCCTTTTGCTGGGGTGGGAACACTTACGGGCAATGCAAACTCGCGTGAGATGCCAACGGACGAAGATGAAGAGCGCCGCCTCTTTTACGTGGGCCTGACTCGCGCCAAGTCGCGCCTGTATTTGAGCCACAGCGCAAGCCGTATGGTCTATGGCCATGAGCTGCGGCTGAAACCCACGGCTTTTTTGAAACCGCTTCCAGAGCATTTGCTCAAGCGCTCCCATGTGGTCAGCAAAACTGTCCGCCAGACCAAGCAGCTCAATCTTTTGGGCTAA